From Terriglobales bacterium, one genomic window encodes:
- the purL gene encoding phosphoribosylformylglycinamidine synthase subunit PurL — MDNQAAAITPEVVQEHGITPDEYQKILKWLGREPRLTELGIFSVMWSEHCSYKSSRVHLKRLPTRSRRVVQGPGENAGIIDIGDGWACAFKIESHNHPSFIEPFQGAATGVGGILRDIFTMGARPIAVMDSLRFGPITQRNGEPDQAAIHRNHSILEGVVSGIASYGNCFGVPNLGGETKFEPCYSQNPLVNAFALGIVRRDQIFYARAAGEGNPVIYVGAKTGRDGIHGATMASEEFSEESEAKRPNVQVGDPFLEKLLLEACLEAMQTGAVVGIQDMGAAGLTCSTCEMGGRGGVGLEIELDNVPQRETGMTPYEIMLSESQERMLLVADRGREGEVLRVFAKWGLDAVVIGRVINEGKMRVLQHGKVVAEIPNQALTDDAPLYKRPMKRFEPKVAREKPEHIRLGVRQDLTAEFKRLLASPNICDKRWIFEQYDSMVQTNTVEGPGREAGVVRVKGTARGLAMALDGNGRWCWLDPRLGAEHAVAEAARNVACTGATPVAATNCLNFGNPEKPEIMWQFSQVVDGMTRACEELETPITGGNVSFYNETLGEGIYPTPTVGVVGVIEDLDKVASYEFRAPGDALILLRGSEPGDVTDAEAEFGSSEYAKEVLGAVWGFPPSLELEKEAALQKCILELIAQELVASAHDCSEGGLAVALAESAFPRNVGVQVEVRSDELPTECTIFGEDASRILISCDPNNVGRIQEVALKYGVAADLLGQTVPENFVVSVNGQPVVSAAVSELKDVWEHALERALHVETAEELVPSVLERS; from the coding sequence ATGGACAACCAAGCTGCTGCTATCACTCCTGAAGTCGTTCAAGAACACGGCATCACCCCGGACGAATACCAGAAGATCCTGAAATGGCTGGGCCGCGAGCCCAGGCTCACAGAGCTCGGCATCTTCAGCGTGATGTGGAGCGAGCACTGCTCCTACAAGTCGTCGCGCGTCCACCTGAAGCGCCTGCCCACCCGCTCACGCCGCGTGGTGCAGGGGCCAGGGGAGAATGCCGGCATCATCGACATCGGCGATGGCTGGGCCTGTGCCTTCAAGATCGAGAGCCACAACCATCCCTCGTTCATTGAGCCCTTCCAGGGCGCGGCCACCGGTGTCGGCGGCATCCTGCGCGACATCTTCACCATGGGCGCGCGGCCCATCGCGGTGATGGATTCGCTGCGCTTCGGACCGATCACGCAAAGAAATGGGGAACCCGACCAGGCGGCCATCCACCGCAATCACTCTATCCTCGAAGGCGTGGTCAGCGGCATCGCCAGCTACGGGAATTGTTTCGGCGTGCCCAACCTGGGCGGCGAGACCAAGTTCGAGCCCTGCTACTCGCAGAATCCGCTGGTGAATGCCTTCGCCCTCGGCATCGTCCGCCGCGACCAGATCTTCTATGCCCGGGCAGCCGGGGAGGGGAACCCGGTGATCTACGTCGGCGCCAAGACCGGGCGCGACGGCATCCACGGCGCCACCATGGCCAGCGAGGAGTTCAGCGAGGAGTCCGAGGCCAAGCGCCCCAACGTGCAGGTCGGCGACCCCTTTCTTGAGAAGCTCCTGCTCGAAGCCTGCCTGGAAGCCATGCAGACCGGGGCGGTGGTCGGCATCCAGGACATGGGCGCGGCCGGGCTGACCTGTTCCACCTGCGAGATGGGCGGTCGCGGCGGCGTCGGCCTGGAGATCGAGCTTGACAACGTGCCCCAGCGCGAGACCGGCATGACTCCTTACGAGATCATGCTCAGCGAATCGCAGGAGCGCATGCTGCTGGTCGCTGACCGTGGGCGCGAAGGCGAGGTCCTGCGCGTCTTCGCCAAGTGGGGCCTCGACGCCGTGGTCATCGGCAGGGTCATCAACGAAGGCAAGATGCGGGTGCTGCAGCACGGCAAGGTGGTCGCCGAGATCCCCAACCAGGCGCTCACCGACGATGCCCCGCTCTACAAACGCCCCATGAAGCGCTTCGAGCCCAAGGTCGCCCGCGAGAAGCCGGAGCACATCCGACTGGGCGTCAGGCAGGACCTCACCGCCGAGTTCAAGCGCCTGCTGGCTTCGCCCAACATCTGCGACAAGCGCTGGATCTTCGAGCAGTACGACTCCATGGTCCAGACCAACACCGTCGAAGGCCCGGGGCGCGAGGCCGGCGTGGTGCGAGTGAAGGGCACGGCGCGCGGGCTGGCCATGGCGCTCGACGGCAACGGCCGCTGGTGCTGGCTCGATCCCAGGCTCGGGGCTGAGCACGCGGTCGCCGAGGCCGCGCGCAACGTCGCCTGCACCGGCGCCACTCCGGTCGCCGCCACCAATTGCCTCAACTTCGGCAATCCCGAGAAGCCGGAGATCATGTGGCAGTTCTCCCAGGTGGTGGACGGCATGACCCGCGCCTGCGAGGAGTTGGAAACCCCCATCACCGGCGGCAACGTCAGCTTCTACAACGAGACCCTGGGAGAAGGCATCTACCCGACACCCACCGTCGGCGTCGTGGGAGTGATTGAGGACCTCGACAAGGTGGCCAGTTACGAGTTCCGTGCCCCCGGCGACGCCCTCATCCTGTTGCGCGGCTCCGAGCCCGGCGACGTCACTGACGCTGAGGCCGAGTTCGGCTCCTCTGAGTACGCCAAGGAAGTGCTGGGCGCGGTGTGGGGCTTCCCGCCGTCGCTTGAGCTCGAGAAGGAGGCGGCGCTGCAGAAGTGCATCCTCGAGCTGATTGCGCAGGAACTGGTGGCGTCGGCCCACGATTGCTCCGAGGGCGGTCTGGCGGTCGCCCTGGCCGAGTCGGCTTTTCCCCGGAACGTCGGGGTCCAGGTCGAGGTAAGGTCCGACGAGCTGCCCACCGAGTGCACCATTTTCGGTGAAGATGCCAGCCGTATCCTGATTTCATGCGACCCGAATAATGTGGGGCGAATCCAAGAAGTAGCGCTAAAATACGGCGTAGCAGCGGATCTACTGGGTCAAACCGTACCTGAAAATTTTGTGGTGAGCGTCAACGGCCAGCCAGTCGTGTCGGCGGCCGTGTCGGAGTTGAAGGACGTTTGGGAGCACGCCCTGGAGCGGGCCCTGCACGTCGAGACGGCGGAAGAGTTAGTGCCATCGGTGCTGGAACGGAGCTGA